The following is a genomic window from Synechococcales cyanobacterium T60_A2020_003.
GATTGAAGGCTAGGGGAAGCCTCACCTTCTGGATCGAAGAATCTGTGCTGGGGCAGTGGGTGGTCGAGGAGTTGAGCGGCAAACCCGGCGCGTCAGTTCTTTATAGTGACCTTGCGATTCAAACAATGGCGACCGTCAAAG
Proteins encoded in this region:
- a CDS encoding transposase gives rise to the protein MKPQYRIRNWSEYNAGLKARGSLTFWIEESVLGQWVVEELSGKPGASVLYSDLAIQTMATVK